In Festucalex cinctus isolate MCC-2025b chromosome 5, RoL_Fcin_1.0, whole genome shotgun sequence, a single genomic region encodes these proteins:
- the nsd3 gene encoding histone-lysine N-methyltransferase NSD3 isoform X4 codes for MDFSFSFMQGIMGNTIQQPPQLIDSANIRQDGTCDTGSDPGEDGGPSYDAALDADFYPPSASEDLPHVSNGYPPGLGMYEPQSKFSMYSQFPNGSANGYGPIRSYAEHGLLMPGESTVLRGPGLQERPRSPVSPPLPTHHPHLHHHHHHHHLPHAHHFLSNTPHIQSHPQSPPPLPLPAQHHLPHTPHIMTHTLPPPPPLHLPSSSPPPSLVDSTPSSQPVQPSPSAPTGVLKKTSSPEIKLKIIKTYQNGKELFETALCGDLLQELQKESQKNEAAQVQRRHERKKEKRKKSAKLQLHIQEQSLEPVQSQAGTTGQTEDTHVQPQPREPPPDQTENPQKTVIQTEPKVPKVNQPSVIQETGFCKEFVIGDLVWSKVGTYPWWPCMVSSDPQMKVHTRINTRGHREYHVQFFGSVAERAWIHEKRIVIYQGKQQFDELQADTLRKTTNTVEKHKLLKPIPQRERAQWEVGVGHAEDAFLMTRQERIDNYTFIYVDPVPNEAPIAKKPVGRPEKRNRRSSGSANKKDDGGVKSPEREPPPRRQLPRRQCSISNADDNSSSNEKKNLRGDQSKSDSPKQDAGSDTGAKQDSPAPVRAWKTAAARKLLPLSITMKRLNVEITKCDWPLLQKKIAPSPKKEEEKTEEEEEAEEERVEGEGKQSDLGYCSPEQENRAKPEPSPEEDEDVDDMEEEGEERRESPASRRSEEGGTQPASSPGSHHSSPHGSQERKLQRRSVRSRSESERGNDPVPKKKTKKEQAEMAPEATPRAGSQKGASEISDACKPLKKRSRASTDVEMASSQYRDTSDSDSRGLNDPQGLFGKSLDSPAAADADASDTQSVDSGLSRQDSNTGKRDTVCQICEVYGENLVVCEGDCNRQFHLECLGLTSLPEGRFTCLECRNGNHQCFSCKKASQEVTRCSVTGCGCYYHEDCVRKLPGTTSSTGGGFSCPQHSCATCCLERDLQRATKGRLMRCIRCPVAYHTGDSCVAAGSAILTHQIMICSSHGSTKKNGLLTSPINVGWCFLCARGGKLLCCDSCPASFHPECLEMEMPEGSWSCSDCRAGKKPHYKQIVWVKLGNYRWWPAEICNPRLVPSNIQSLRHDIGDFPVFFFGSHDYYWINQGRVFPYVENDKNFVTGQININKTFKKALEEAARRFQELKAQRESREALEQERNSRKPPPYKFIKSNKPVGKVHMHVADLSEIPRCNCRPADEHPCSLDSQCLNRMLQYECHPQVCPAGDNCENQCFSKRLYAETEVIKTEGRGWGLRTKQALRKGDFVTEYVGEVIDSEECQQRIKRAHENHVTNFYMLTLTKDRVIDAGPKGNSSRFINHSCSPNCETQKWTVNGDVRIGLFALCDIEAGTEMTFNYNLHCVGNRRTSCHCGSDNCSGFLGVQPTSAVVQEKEEKARNAKLRQKKRKLRLEGKHTHEYFCFYCGEGGELVMCDRKECPKAYHLLCLNLTKPPYGRWECPWHDCSVCGSPASSLCDFCPRSFCQDHETGALTASSLEGRPCCSSHNPLSPLSSSPGSTKPPPTSSLSPVTVKEEPQGDDVAPSLPRSL; via the exons ATGGATTTCTCCTTCTCTTTCATGCAAGGGATCATGGGAAATACAATTCAGCAACCCCCTCAGCTTATTGACTCAGCCAACATCAGACAGGACGGCACCTGCGACACCGGCAGTGACCCGGGCGAGGATGGCGGTCCCTCCTACGATGCGGCCCTGGATGCAGACTTCTACCCGCCCTCAGCGTCAGAGGACCTGCCGCACGTCTCCAACGGCTACCCGCCGGGTCTGGGCATGTACGAACCACAGTCCAAATTCTCCATGTACTCGCAGTTCCCCAACGGTTCGGCTAACGGCTACGGGCCCATACGCAGTTACGCGGAGCACGGCCTCCTCATGCCAGGGGAGAGCACTGTGCTAAGGGGCCCCGGTCTCCAGGAAAGACCCCGCTCTCCTGTTTCACCACCTCTGCCCACGCATCACCCGCACTtgcaccaccaccatcatcaccatcaccTCCCCCACGCTCATCACTTCCTATCAAACACGCCCCACATCCAAAGCCACCCGCAGAGCCCCCCGCCGCTGCCCCTGCCCGCCCAGCACCACCTTCCCCACACGCCTCACATCATGACCCACACactgcctcctcctccaccctTGCACCTGCCCTCATCCAGCCCTCCCCCCTCCCTGGTGGACAGTACACCCTCCTCGCAGCCTGTCCAGCCCTCTCCCAGCGCTCCCACAGGAGTGTTGAAGAAAACGAGCTCCCCTGAGATCAAGCTGAAGATCATCAAGACGTATCAGAATGGCAAAGAGTTGTTTGAAACGGCACTGTGTGGAGATTTGTTGCAAGAACTGCAG AAGGAATCTCAGAAGAACGAGGCGGCTCAGGTGCAGCGCCGAcacgagagaaagaaagagaagcgGAAAAAGAGCGCAAAGCTGCAGCTCCACATCCAGGAGCAAAGTTTGGAGCCTGTCCAAAGCCAGGCAGGTACCACGGGCCAGACGGAGGACACCCACGTCCAGCCGCAGCCAAGAGAGCCTCCGCCGGACCAGACGGAAAACCCTCAGAAGACCGTTATCCAAACTGAACCAAAG GTTCCGAAAGTCAATCAACCTTCGGTGATCCAAGAGACAGGATTCTGCAAAGAATTTGTCATTGGAGATCTCGTGTGGTCCAAGGTGGGCACCTACCCATGGTGGCCTTGCATGGTTTCATCCGACCCACAGATGAAGGTCCACACGCGCATCAACACTAGAG GTCATAGGGAGTACCACGTCCAGTTTTTTGGCAGCGTAGCAGAGCGAGCGTGGATCCACGAGAAGAGGATTGTTATATACCAGGGCAAGCAACAGTTTGACGAGCTCCAGGCGGACACGCTGCGCAAGACCACAAACACTGTGGAAAAACACAAA CTTCTGAAGCCTATCCCTCAGCGGGAGCGCGCTCAGTGGGAAGTCGGCGTGGGCCACGCGGAGGACGCCTTCCTGATGACCCGTCAGGAACGCATCGACAACTACACTTTCATTTACGTCGACCCGGTCCCCAACGAGGCCCCGATTGCCAAGAAACCAGTTGGCCGGCCCGAGAAGCGGAACCGGCGCTCCAGTGGCTCGGCCAATAAAAAGGACGACGGAGGAGTGAAGTCGCCCGAAAGAGAGCCGCCACCAAGGAGGCAGCTGCCACGTCGGCAGTGTAGTATTTCCAACGCGGACGACAACAGTAGCTCAAATGAGAAGAAGAACCTGAGGGGTGACCAGAGTAAGTCTGACTCCCCTAAACAGGACGCCGGTTCGGATACGGGAGCCAAGCAGGATTCTCCAGCGCCAGTCAGGGCGTGGAAAACTGCGGCAGCGAGAAAGCTGCTGCCTCTCTCCATTACCATGAAGAGGCTGAACGTGGAGATCACAAAGTGTGACTGGCCGCTCCTGCAGAAGAAAATCGCTCCCTCGCCGAAGAAAGAAGAGGAGAAGaccgaagaggaggaggaggcggaggaggagcgAGTGGAGGGAGAAGGCAAGCAGTCTGATCTGGGCTACTGTTCACCTGAG cAGGAAAACAGAGCTAAACCCGAGCCCAGTCCCGAAGAAGACGAAGATGTGGACGATATGGAggaagaaggagaggagaggagagaatCTCCCGCCAGTCGGAGGAGCGAAGAAGGCGGAACGCAGCCCGCCTCCTCTCCTGGCTCTCACCACAGCAGCCCACATG GTTCTCAAGAGAGGAAGCTGCAGCGGCGGTCAGTCAGGAGCAGGTCTGAGTCCGAGAGAGGCAACGACCCCGTCCCgaaaaagaaaaccaaaaaGGAACAG GCGGAGATGGCGCCTGAGGCCACACCAAGGGCAGGTTCCCAGAAAG GAGCCAGTGAGATATCTGATGCCTGTAAACCGCTGAAGAAACGGAGTCGAGCGTCCACTGACGTGGAGATGGCGTCCTCTCAGTATCGAGACACGTCCGATTCAGACTCCAGAGGCCTCAACGATCCACAG GGTTTATTTGGGAAGAGTCTTGATAGTCCAGCAGCTGCAGATGCAGATGCCTCAGACACTCAGTCCGTGGACTCTGGCTTGTCTCGTCAGGATAGTAACACCGGGAAGAGGGACACCGTCTGCCAG ATTTGCGAGGTGTACGGTGAGAATTTGGTGGTGTGCGAAGGTGACTGCAACAGGCAGTTCCACCTCGAGTGTCTCGGTCTAACGTCCCTACCTGAAGGAAGGTTCACGTGCCTGGAATGTCGAAATG GCAATCACCAGTGTTTCAGCTGTAAGAAAGCAAGCCAGGAGGTGACACGTTGTTCGGTGACCGGATGCGGATGTTACTACCATGAGGATTGTGTACGTAAACTCCCAGGCACGACAAGCAGCACTGGCGGAGGCTTCAGCTGCCCTCAGCACAGCTGCGCCACCTGTTGTCTGGAGCGAGACCTGCAGCGAGCTACCAAAG GTCGCCTGATGCGTTGTATCCGCTGCCCGGTGGCGTATCACACAGGCGACAGCTGTGTGGCGGCGGGCAGCGCCATCCTCACACATCAAATCATGATCTGCAGCAGCCACGGCAGCACCAAGAAGAACGGCCTCCTCACTTCCCCCATCAACGTGGGCTGGTGCTTCCTGTGCGCCAGAG GAGGCAAGTTGCTGTGCTGCGACTCATGCCCGGCTTCCTTCCACCCGGAGTGTTTGGAGATGGAGATGCCTGAGGGGTCGTGGTCCTGCAGCGATTGTAGGGCTGGCAAGAAACCTCACTACAAGCAAATTGTCTGGGTCAAACTGGGAAACTACAG GTGGTGGCCGGCAGAGATCTGCAACCCTCGCTTGGTGCCGTCGAACATCCAAAGCCTTCGTCACGACATTGGCGACTTCCCCGTCTTTTTCTTTGGTTCCCATGACTACTACTGGATCAATCAGGGCCGTGTCTTCCCTTACGTTGAGAATGACAAAAACTTTGTGACGGGTCAGATCAACATCAACAAGACGTTCAAGAAAG CTCTGGAAGAAGCAGCCCGCAGGTTTCAGGAGCTCAAGGCCCAGAGGGAGAGCAGGGAGGCTTTAGAACAGGAGCGCAACTCTCGCAAACCGCCACCCTACAAATTCATCAAG TCCAACAAACCGGTAGGAAAAGTCCACATGCACGTTGCCGACTTGTCTGAAATCCCACGCTGCAACTGCCGACCTGCAGACGAGCACCCGTGCAGCCTGGACTCTCAGTGTCTCAACCGCATGCTGCAGTACGAGTGTCACCCTCAG GTATGTCCTGCAGGAGACAACTGCGAGAACCAGTGTTTCTCCAAGCGCCTGTATGCGGAGACGGAGGTGATAAAGACCGAGGGCCGTGGATGGGGCCTCCGAACCAAACAGGCTCTGAGGAAG GGTGACTTTGTGACTGAGTATGTTGGAGAAGTCATCGACTCGGAGGAGTGCCAGCAGCGAATTAAACGTGCCCATGAAAACCACGTCACCAACTTCTACATGCTAACTCTCACCAAG GATCGTGTGATCGACGCCGGTCCAAAAGGGAATTCTTCCCGGTTCATTAACCACAGCTGCAGCCCCAACTGTGAAACCCAAAAGTGGACGGTCAACGGCGATGTCCGCATTGGACTCTTCGCTCTCTGCGATATAGAGGCTG GCACTGAGATGACATTCAATTATAACCTGCACTGCGTGGGCAACAGGAGAACATCTTGCCACTGCGGATCAGACAACTGCTCGGGTTTCCTCGGCGTGCAGCCAACT AGTGCTGTGGTGCAGGAGAAAGAGGAGAAGGCCAGGAACGCCAAGCTGAGGCAAAAAAAGCGTAAACTGCGGCTGGAGGGCAAGCACACGCACGAGTACTTCTGCTTTTACTGCGGAGAGGGAGGAGAGCTGGTGATGTGCGACAGGAAGGAGTGTCCCAAGGCGTACCACCTGCTGTGTCTCAACCTCACCAAGCCGCCATATG GTCGTTGGGAGTGTCCCTGGCACGACTGCAGCGTCTGCGGCTCGCCGGCCTCGTCCCTCTGCGACTTCTGCCCTCGCTCCTTCTGCCAGGACCACGAGACGGGCGCGCTCACCGCCTCCTCGCTGGAGGGCCGCCCCTGTTGCTCCAGCCACAACCCCCTCAGTCCCCTGAGCTCCAGCCCCGGCTCAACGAAGCCGCCGCCCACTTCGTCTCTGAGCCCCGTCACGGTCAAAGAGGAACCGCAGGGAGACGACGTGGCGCCCTCGTTACCTCGTTCCCTGTGA
- the nsd3 gene encoding histone-lysine N-methyltransferase NSD3 isoform X3, which yields MDFSFSFMQGIMGNTIQQPPQLIDSANIRQDGTCDTGSDPGEDGGPSYDAALDADFYPPSASEDLPHVSNGYPPGLGMYEPQSKFSMYSQFPNGSANGYGPIRSYAEHGLLMPGESTVLRGPGLQERPRSPVSPPLPTHHPHLHHHHHHHHLPHAHHFLSNTPHIQSHPQSPPPLPLPAQHHLPHTPHIMTHTLPPPPPLHLPSSSPPPSLVDSTPSSQPVQPSPSAPTGVLKKTSSPEIKLKIIKTYQNGKELFETALCGDLLQELQKESQKNEAAQVQRRHERKKEKRKKSAKLQLHIQEQSLEPVQSQAGTTGQTEDTHVQPQPREPPPDQTENPQKTVIQTEPKVPKVNQPSVIQETGFCKEFVIGDLVWSKVGTYPWWPCMVSSDPQMKVHTRINTRGHREYHVQFFGSVAERAWIHEKRIVIYQGKQQFDELQADTLRKTTNTVEKHKLLKPIPQRERAQWEVGVGHAEDAFLMTRQERIDNYTFIYVDPVPNEAPIAKKPVGRPEKRNRRSSGSANKKDDGGVKSPEREPPPRRQLPRRQCSISNADDNSSSNEKKNLRGDQSKSDSPKQDAGSDTGAKQDSPAPVRAWKTAAARKLLPLSITMKRLNVEITKCDWPLLQKKIAPSPKKEEEKTEEEEEAEEERVEGEGKQSDLGYCSPEQENRAKPEPSPEEDEDVDDMEEEGEERRESPASRRSEEGGTQPASSPGSHHSSPHGSQERKLQRRSVRSRSESERGNDPVPKKKTKKEQAEMAPEATPRAGSQKGASEISDACKPLKKRSRASTDVEMASSQYRDTSDSDSRGLNDPQGLFGKSLDSPAAADADASDTQSVDSGLSRQDSNTGKRDTVCQICEVYGENLVVCEGDCNRQFHLECLGLTSLPEGRFTCLECRNGNHQCFSCKKASQEVTRCSVTGCGCYYHEDCVRKLPGTTSSTGGGFSCPQHSCATCCLERDLQRATKGRLMRCIRCPVAYHTGDSCVAAGSAILTHQIMICSSHGSTKKNGLLTSPINVGWCFLCARATKKNVGKGGKLLCCDSCPASFHPECLEMEMPEGSWSCSDCRAGKKPHYKQIVWVKLGNYRWWPAEICNPRLVPSNIQSLRHDIGDFPVFFFGSHDYYWINQGRVFPYVENDKNFVTGQININKTFKKALEEAARRFQELKAQRESREALEQERNSRKPPPYKFIKSNKPVGKVHMHVADLSEIPRCNCRPADEHPCSLDSQCLNRMLQYECHPQVCPAGDNCENQCFSKRLYAETEVIKTEGRGWGLRTKQALRKGDFVTEYVGEVIDSEECQQRIKRAHENHVTNFYMLTLTKDRVIDAGPKGNSSRFINHSCSPNCETQKWTVNGDVRIGLFALCDIEAGTEMTFNYNLHCVGNRRTSCHCGSDNCSGFLGVQPTSAVVQEKEEKARNAKLRQKKRKLRLEGKHTHEYFCFYCGEGGELVMCDRKECPKAYHLLCLNLTKPPYGRWECPWHDCSVCGSPASSLCDFCPRSFCQDHETGALTASSLEGRPCCSSHNPLSPLSSSPGSTKPPPTSSLSPVTVKEEPQGDDVAPSLPRSL from the exons ATGGATTTCTCCTTCTCTTTCATGCAAGGGATCATGGGAAATACAATTCAGCAACCCCCTCAGCTTATTGACTCAGCCAACATCAGACAGGACGGCACCTGCGACACCGGCAGTGACCCGGGCGAGGATGGCGGTCCCTCCTACGATGCGGCCCTGGATGCAGACTTCTACCCGCCCTCAGCGTCAGAGGACCTGCCGCACGTCTCCAACGGCTACCCGCCGGGTCTGGGCATGTACGAACCACAGTCCAAATTCTCCATGTACTCGCAGTTCCCCAACGGTTCGGCTAACGGCTACGGGCCCATACGCAGTTACGCGGAGCACGGCCTCCTCATGCCAGGGGAGAGCACTGTGCTAAGGGGCCCCGGTCTCCAGGAAAGACCCCGCTCTCCTGTTTCACCACCTCTGCCCACGCATCACCCGCACTtgcaccaccaccatcatcaccatcaccTCCCCCACGCTCATCACTTCCTATCAAACACGCCCCACATCCAAAGCCACCCGCAGAGCCCCCCGCCGCTGCCCCTGCCCGCCCAGCACCACCTTCCCCACACGCCTCACATCATGACCCACACactgcctcctcctccaccctTGCACCTGCCCTCATCCAGCCCTCCCCCCTCCCTGGTGGACAGTACACCCTCCTCGCAGCCTGTCCAGCCCTCTCCCAGCGCTCCCACAGGAGTGTTGAAGAAAACGAGCTCCCCTGAGATCAAGCTGAAGATCATCAAGACGTATCAGAATGGCAAAGAGTTGTTTGAAACGGCACTGTGTGGAGATTTGTTGCAAGAACTGCAG AAGGAATCTCAGAAGAACGAGGCGGCTCAGGTGCAGCGCCGAcacgagagaaagaaagagaagcgGAAAAAGAGCGCAAAGCTGCAGCTCCACATCCAGGAGCAAAGTTTGGAGCCTGTCCAAAGCCAGGCAGGTACCACGGGCCAGACGGAGGACACCCACGTCCAGCCGCAGCCAAGAGAGCCTCCGCCGGACCAGACGGAAAACCCTCAGAAGACCGTTATCCAAACTGAACCAAAG GTTCCGAAAGTCAATCAACCTTCGGTGATCCAAGAGACAGGATTCTGCAAAGAATTTGTCATTGGAGATCTCGTGTGGTCCAAGGTGGGCACCTACCCATGGTGGCCTTGCATGGTTTCATCCGACCCACAGATGAAGGTCCACACGCGCATCAACACTAGAG GTCATAGGGAGTACCACGTCCAGTTTTTTGGCAGCGTAGCAGAGCGAGCGTGGATCCACGAGAAGAGGATTGTTATATACCAGGGCAAGCAACAGTTTGACGAGCTCCAGGCGGACACGCTGCGCAAGACCACAAACACTGTGGAAAAACACAAA CTTCTGAAGCCTATCCCTCAGCGGGAGCGCGCTCAGTGGGAAGTCGGCGTGGGCCACGCGGAGGACGCCTTCCTGATGACCCGTCAGGAACGCATCGACAACTACACTTTCATTTACGTCGACCCGGTCCCCAACGAGGCCCCGATTGCCAAGAAACCAGTTGGCCGGCCCGAGAAGCGGAACCGGCGCTCCAGTGGCTCGGCCAATAAAAAGGACGACGGAGGAGTGAAGTCGCCCGAAAGAGAGCCGCCACCAAGGAGGCAGCTGCCACGTCGGCAGTGTAGTATTTCCAACGCGGACGACAACAGTAGCTCAAATGAGAAGAAGAACCTGAGGGGTGACCAGAGTAAGTCTGACTCCCCTAAACAGGACGCCGGTTCGGATACGGGAGCCAAGCAGGATTCTCCAGCGCCAGTCAGGGCGTGGAAAACTGCGGCAGCGAGAAAGCTGCTGCCTCTCTCCATTACCATGAAGAGGCTGAACGTGGAGATCACAAAGTGTGACTGGCCGCTCCTGCAGAAGAAAATCGCTCCCTCGCCGAAGAAAGAAGAGGAGAAGaccgaagaggaggaggaggcggaggaggagcgAGTGGAGGGAGAAGGCAAGCAGTCTGATCTGGGCTACTGTTCACCTGAG cAGGAAAACAGAGCTAAACCCGAGCCCAGTCCCGAAGAAGACGAAGATGTGGACGATATGGAggaagaaggagaggagaggagagaatCTCCCGCCAGTCGGAGGAGCGAAGAAGGCGGAACGCAGCCCGCCTCCTCTCCTGGCTCTCACCACAGCAGCCCACATG GTTCTCAAGAGAGGAAGCTGCAGCGGCGGTCAGTCAGGAGCAGGTCTGAGTCCGAGAGAGGCAACGACCCCGTCCCgaaaaagaaaaccaaaaaGGAACAG GCGGAGATGGCGCCTGAGGCCACACCAAGGGCAGGTTCCCAGAAAG GAGCCAGTGAGATATCTGATGCCTGTAAACCGCTGAAGAAACGGAGTCGAGCGTCCACTGACGTGGAGATGGCGTCCTCTCAGTATCGAGACACGTCCGATTCAGACTCCAGAGGCCTCAACGATCCACAG GGTTTATTTGGGAAGAGTCTTGATAGTCCAGCAGCTGCAGATGCAGATGCCTCAGACACTCAGTCCGTGGACTCTGGCTTGTCTCGTCAGGATAGTAACACCGGGAAGAGGGACACCGTCTGCCAG ATTTGCGAGGTGTACGGTGAGAATTTGGTGGTGTGCGAAGGTGACTGCAACAGGCAGTTCCACCTCGAGTGTCTCGGTCTAACGTCCCTACCTGAAGGAAGGTTCACGTGCCTGGAATGTCGAAATG GCAATCACCAGTGTTTCAGCTGTAAGAAAGCAAGCCAGGAGGTGACACGTTGTTCGGTGACCGGATGCGGATGTTACTACCATGAGGATTGTGTACGTAAACTCCCAGGCACGACAAGCAGCACTGGCGGAGGCTTCAGCTGCCCTCAGCACAGCTGCGCCACCTGTTGTCTGGAGCGAGACCTGCAGCGAGCTACCAAAG GTCGCCTGATGCGTTGTATCCGCTGCCCGGTGGCGTATCACACAGGCGACAGCTGTGTGGCGGCGGGCAGCGCCATCCTCACACATCAAATCATGATCTGCAGCAGCCACGGCAGCACCAAGAAGAACGGCCTCCTCACTTCCCCCATCAACGTGGGCTGGTGCTTCCTGTGCGCCAGAG CTACCAAAAAGAATGTTGGGAAAG GAGGCAAGTTGCTGTGCTGCGACTCATGCCCGGCTTCCTTCCACCCGGAGTGTTTGGAGATGGAGATGCCTGAGGGGTCGTGGTCCTGCAGCGATTGTAGGGCTGGCAAGAAACCTCACTACAAGCAAATTGTCTGGGTCAAACTGGGAAACTACAG GTGGTGGCCGGCAGAGATCTGCAACCCTCGCTTGGTGCCGTCGAACATCCAAAGCCTTCGTCACGACATTGGCGACTTCCCCGTCTTTTTCTTTGGTTCCCATGACTACTACTGGATCAATCAGGGCCGTGTCTTCCCTTACGTTGAGAATGACAAAAACTTTGTGACGGGTCAGATCAACATCAACAAGACGTTCAAGAAAG CTCTGGAAGAAGCAGCCCGCAGGTTTCAGGAGCTCAAGGCCCAGAGGGAGAGCAGGGAGGCTTTAGAACAGGAGCGCAACTCTCGCAAACCGCCACCCTACAAATTCATCAAG TCCAACAAACCGGTAGGAAAAGTCCACATGCACGTTGCCGACTTGTCTGAAATCCCACGCTGCAACTGCCGACCTGCAGACGAGCACCCGTGCAGCCTGGACTCTCAGTGTCTCAACCGCATGCTGCAGTACGAGTGTCACCCTCAG GTATGTCCTGCAGGAGACAACTGCGAGAACCAGTGTTTCTCCAAGCGCCTGTATGCGGAGACGGAGGTGATAAAGACCGAGGGCCGTGGATGGGGCCTCCGAACCAAACAGGCTCTGAGGAAG GGTGACTTTGTGACTGAGTATGTTGGAGAAGTCATCGACTCGGAGGAGTGCCAGCAGCGAATTAAACGTGCCCATGAAAACCACGTCACCAACTTCTACATGCTAACTCTCACCAAG GATCGTGTGATCGACGCCGGTCCAAAAGGGAATTCTTCCCGGTTCATTAACCACAGCTGCAGCCCCAACTGTGAAACCCAAAAGTGGACGGTCAACGGCGATGTCCGCATTGGACTCTTCGCTCTCTGCGATATAGAGGCTG GCACTGAGATGACATTCAATTATAACCTGCACTGCGTGGGCAACAGGAGAACATCTTGCCACTGCGGATCAGACAACTGCTCGGGTTTCCTCGGCGTGCAGCCAACT AGTGCTGTGGTGCAGGAGAAAGAGGAGAAGGCCAGGAACGCCAAGCTGAGGCAAAAAAAGCGTAAACTGCGGCTGGAGGGCAAGCACACGCACGAGTACTTCTGCTTTTACTGCGGAGAGGGAGGAGAGCTGGTGATGTGCGACAGGAAGGAGTGTCCCAAGGCGTACCACCTGCTGTGTCTCAACCTCACCAAGCCGCCATATG GTCGTTGGGAGTGTCCCTGGCACGACTGCAGCGTCTGCGGCTCGCCGGCCTCGTCCCTCTGCGACTTCTGCCCTCGCTCCTTCTGCCAGGACCACGAGACGGGCGCGCTCACCGCCTCCTCGCTGGAGGGCCGCCCCTGTTGCTCCAGCCACAACCCCCTCAGTCCCCTGAGCTCCAGCCCCGGCTCAACGAAGCCGCCGCCCACTTCGTCTCTGAGCCCCGTCACGGTCAAAGAGGAACCGCAGGGAGACGACGTGGCGCCCTCGTTACCTCGTTCCCTGTGA